A single region of the Leptotrichia massiliensis genome encodes:
- a CDS encoding divergent PAP2 family protein gives MSGGILFGNRLLDVAAISCFSAQFYKVFFPVFKGQKPQWARLIQTGGMPSSHASTVVSLVTGVFLLKGFSSIEFAISMVFAGIVLYDATGVRQQAGKHARALNTLVQAIEHHEGIEIINEKFKELLGHTPVEVFWGSILGIVIGLLFKGYILG, from the coding sequence ATGAGTGGAGGAATACTGTTTGGAAATAGACTTCTTGATGTTGCGGCGATTTCATGCTTTTCAGCACAGTTTTACAAAGTTTTTTTTCCTGTATTCAAGGGACAGAAACCCCAGTGGGCAAGACTTATCCAGACAGGTGGAATGCCAAGTTCCCACGCCTCAACGGTTGTTTCCCTTGTGACAGGTGTATTTTTACTAAAAGGATTTAGTTCAATTGAATTTGCAATTTCTATGGTATTTGCAGGAATTGTACTATACGATGCAACAGGAGTAAGACAGCAGGCTGGGAAACATGCAAGAGCTTTAAATACATTGGTGCAAGCTATTGAACATCATGAAGGTATAGAAATAATTAATGAAAAATTTAAAGAGCTTCTTGGACATACACCAGTAGAAGTATTTTGGGGAAGTATTCTTGGAATTGTTATAGGACTTTTATTCAAAGGATATATATTAGGGTAA
- the yhbY gene encoding ribosome assembly RNA-binding protein YhbY, whose amino-acid sequence MIQLSSKERAFLKKLAHNLDPIVRIGKDGIDENVLKSISEVVKKRELIKVKILQNSSVEFDREMATEIAQKTKSVFVDKIGSVLIFFKPKTTKDAKITPEFNEFRKSKKNKK is encoded by the coding sequence ATGATACAGCTTTCAAGTAAAGAGAGAGCTTTTTTAAAGAAATTAGCACATAATCTGGATCCAATTGTAAGAATTGGGAAAGATGGAATTGATGAAAATGTATTAAAATCAATTTCTGAAGTTGTGAAAAAAAGAGAATTGATAAAGGTAAAAATCTTGCAAAATTCATCAGTTGAATTTGACAGGGAAATGGCAACTGAAATTGCTCAAAAAACAAAATCAGTATTTGTAGATAAAATAGGAAGTGTGTTAATATTTTTCAAGCCTAAAACTACAAAGGATGCAAAAATTACGCCTGAATTTAATGAATTTAGAAAAAGTAAAAAAAATAAAAAGTAA